A genomic stretch from Thalassophryne amazonica chromosome 18, fThaAma1.1, whole genome shotgun sequence includes:
- the LOC117530494 gene encoding gastrula zinc finger protein XlCGF57.1-like has product MQPLLVIKEETLPEHQEWNLNVDQDDIKEEEKLCISQQGEQRQQLEEADLTKFGFTAVPVKSENDEKPELSQLHQSRSDESAEAESVASSSSVNRTLTAETDGGQQPVSNSGPNSHLQPDTSGRISDSSGSETDDSFDWEQTRELLSRLNCQKNAFIVSSSNCSIAEKQSNSSEYLKASGHMTNSEQHKGNQASGKLFSCSDHSKKQKQKGTLNTDMRIQTRQKPFDCSLCGKRFGQKGTLNTHMIIHTGQKPFSCSECGKRFRRKGDLSKHMIIHTGQKPFRCSECGKTFGRKTSLSTHMIIHTGQKPFSCSECGKTFGRKAGLKTHMIIHTGQKPFSCSECGKRFGLKCSLTRHMIMHSGHWPRVSSVPL; this is encoded by the coding sequence atgcagccgttgttggtgattaaagaagaaactctccctgaacaccaggaatggaatctgaatgTTGACCAGGACGACATTAAAGAGGAAGAAAAGCTGtgcataagtcagcagggagagcagcgtcagcagctggaggaggcagatctcaccaagtttggtttcactgccgtccctgtgaagagtgaaaatgatgaaaaaccagagttatcacaacttcatcaaagccgaagtgatgagagcgcaGAGGCTGAGTCTGTAGCCAGTAGCTCATCTGtaaacagaacactgacagcagaaactGATGGAGGACAACAACCAgtcagcaactcaggtccaaacagtcatttacaaccagacacAAGTGGTAGgatttcagacagttctggaagtgagactgatgacagttttgACTgggaacagaccagagaacttctgtcacggttgaactgtcaaaaaaatgcctttattgtTAGTTCGAGCAATTGCAGCATTGCTGAGAAACAATCTAATTCCTCGGAATAtctaaaagcatctggtcacatgaccaactcagagcaacacaaGGGGAATCAAGCAAGTGGAAAACTATTTAGTTGTTCTGATCACagtaaaaaacagaaacaaaaaggcactcTGAACACAGACATGAGAATTCAGACAAGAcaaaaaccatttgactgttctttatgtggtaaaagatttggacaaaagggcactctgaacacacacatgataattcatacaggacaaaaaccatttagctgttctgaatgtggtaaaagatttagacGAAAGGGCGATCTGagtaaacacatgataattcatacaggacaaaaaccatttaggtgttctgagtgtggtaaaacattTGGACGAAAGACGAGCCTGagtacacacatgataattcatacaggacaaaaaccatttagctgttctgaatgtggtaaaacatTTGGACGAAAGGCGGGTCTGAAGACgcatatgataattcatacaggacaaaaaccatttagctgttctgaatgtggtaaaagatttggtctAAAGTGCAGTCTGACCAGACACATGATAATGCATAGTGGACACTGGCCgcgagtgtcctcggtcccactatGA